In Bacteroides cellulosilyticus, the genomic stretch TGATGCAATAGTTGCAGCACTACTGCTTGATATGACTTCTTGTAACTCAATGAATTGTTCCTTTAGAACATTCCATTCTAACCGTATTTGTTGGAAAGAACAGCCAGACGCAAGTTTATTATATAAGAAGTCAAGTTGTACCTCCATTTCCTTTAGGAGATGATTAGCTCGATTTACCGTCTTATAAGCATTAAATAGTCCCATATTGTTATAGTTTTAAGATTTCTAATACTGCTATTGCCTTATTTCTCAGTTCAAGAGAAGAGTTTAATTGGTAGCGTCTATTTACCTTCTCATCCCATAGCTTGATGGCGAACAATGCCCCTAATGCGCAGGTATATTGACTGCTAAAGATGAAGTATGGTATTGTATGAAGAGCCGTCAAAAAATCGTGTGCGGTAGGTGCTAATCTTAACCGTAATGATCTACCATCGAGTTCTGCCAGCTTATTAGAATTGCTAACCTTATCATAGACCTTCTTGAACTTCTCCACTCCATTGTGGCGTATGTATTCATTAGAGAAACCATCTATAATTTCTTCTAATGTGTTTGCTAAGAATTCCATATATATTTAATTCTGTTCTTGATAGTAATTGTATTAGGAATCTTAAACCAAAGGAGGTAGATTGTACATCTTAACCATATAATGTAGTACTTTAAGTTCCATTTCATTAATTACTTCATCTACTGTTGCCATTTCAACAAGTAATTTGTGTATCATAAGTTTCTTCTGGAAATCCAAGTTACTAATCAATGTCTGAACTTCTTCTTCTTTCATTAAGGCGGCTTCTTCGATTATTCCACCTAAGAAATCCTCCAAACTAAAGCAAAGAGCTTTACTTGCTATTTCACTGAGTAGGCTATTCTCAAGGGAGCCTCTACGTCCGTCTGCATTTGCGATTATTATCAATGTATGTAATATCGCTAACCTTTCTTTTGTGCTAAGTGACATCTTGTTTAATATTAATTCCTCCCTATTCCCTTTGGGAAGCTGTTGTAATAAAAGCGTAAGGAACAGTAATATTTTGGTATTACTACGCTTATAAGTCTAATATCTTCTTTACGTTTTGAGCCAACTTGTATCTAAAGCTGCCAACAGTGTCACAAGCAGCGATTTCATTAATCCAGTCAAAGACTATCTTACGTTTTGAGTAATCCATATTGTGTAAAATGATAAAAGCTTCTCTTGGTGATAACTGTGCTGATTGGTTTGACATCTCTGGTGAAATTGAAAACCTCTCATAGGCTTCTAAGAGGATATTAAAAGGTTTTCCAGTAGGATAAGATTGTTCTCCACATGCAGCAACTCTAAGAATTGCACTAAATGCGATTAGTTCTTTACTTGTAAACATAGATTTGAAATTGTGCTTACCTGTCCCCTCTAGCAAGCGATTATAGTATAAGTGTGAGGAACACAGCGATAGCTGCACACTTCATTAATGAATTGTTAATTGATAAGTACTCTGTTTCGTATGGTAATTCATGTATTATAGCCAGTGTTCCCTAACTGACTGTTACATAATAAGAAGCGTGGGAACTACTGAGTATTACCTAATCTGAGGCACTCTCGGCAACGAGAGTTTCTGGACTGCCCAAGCACAAGTAATAAACAATAGCCCACGCCATATGTTATATAGTCCACTTGGAGAAGTGGGTATATAGCATTGACGTGAGCGTCCTTGCCTATCATCCCTGTGCTTTGAAATTGTCCAGATTTCAGATTAAGGATAATATCTTAAACGCTCTTTGTTAACTAATATGTCCTTCTAAGCCACTAACGCATTAGTGTCATTAGAATTGGCACAAAGTTACAAATTCCGTTCTGATTAGCAAGGATATTGTTTATTAAATGTTGAGAGTTATCTCTACTTCATAATCCAAGGTAGGTATGAATTTCTTCCAACCCCCTATATTTGTAGAAATTCAGTAATGTCTACCTACCCTGATTTTAGAAGCTGAGACAGTCATAAGTCTGTAATATCTCTTCCTGCCTTAAACCGAGATACCGTTTTGTGATGGCAACCGAACTATGATTGAATAGTTCCATCAGTTTGACCAATGCCAGTTCCGCATTATCACTGTTCATATTATAGACCTGTCTACCAAATGTCTTTCTAAGGGAATGGCAGCTAAAGTTCTTAATCTTTAGCCTGTACTTCTTCTTCACCTCTTTAAGAATGATATTGATTCTCTGTACTGTGAAGATAGCGCCTTTCTGACTTATAAGGATTGGCGCATTGATTCCAACCGGATTTATATGCTCGTAGCACTCTTTAATATGTTGCTGCAATTGGGGGTTCAGTCTGATAGTTCTTACCTTACCCGTCTTCTTCTCAATTACAGTGAACTCGTCAGCACCTAATATATGTTTCCACCTTAGAGATAGAATATCAGATATTCTTAAACCTGTGAAGCATCCCAAAGCTATAAGGAGCGAGATTTTATAATTCTCGTCCTTAACTAACTTCCTTATGAGGTTCATAGCATCAGACCATATAAGGTAATCCGCAGTTGTACTTGAATATTTAAGTGACATAATGTTCTGTTTTATAGGTTAATCAATCAAAGTGAATGTCGTTCCCGTACTGAGCCGTCTAACTCTCTGGCTACTAATCGTATGTTCACTAATAATAGAAGTGAATATCAAGAGCATCCCATTTCAGTACGTATTATTAGAACGGTTTATCTCCGTACTGATAAGCTAAGATGGAATGATAAACCCTGTCGTAGAATGAGAACCCGCAACATGGTTGGAAGTAGCTCTTATAAGCTGCCGCATACTCACCCTGTGACTTTCCTTGCTTATCTAATAAGGTGTCCAGTGTGTTTAGCCAATGCCTTAAAGCCTGTAATCTCTTTATGTATTGCAGGTTGTTCTCGCTGTGGCATAATCTAACCTGTAAGGTAGTTATATGATTTATAGCCTTTTCTATTTCCTTTGTATTCATAATGTCTAATAATCTGGGGTTATAACTCTTAGTATATAAGGGAGGCATGGAATAGAAAATGGACACCACCGGAGTAGTGCCCATTCAGTAAGACGCTCATCCCAAGAACCAAGCATACTCACTGTCTCCCTGTTTGGCACGCTGAATGCCTTGTACAAACTCTGTGCAGTTCAGATTCCTTTCCAAGAAGTTGTCTATGTAGCTTGACTTGACGCTTCCATTAAGGAGATTGAGAAGCTGCCAACCTGTAATGCTGCCTCCCGTACTCTTGAAATTGGTATCAGAAACGAATGCCCTGCAAGCCGCGTTAATCTGACTGTCTCCCAATAGTAAGCGAGGTAAATCCCGCTGCTGATTAGGATTAAGAGCTTGGTATAATCTCATCCTTCCTATAATCTGGCAGAACTCAGATTCCGTAATGTTCATGCTGCCAAGTGTCTTTAACAGGTGCAGGTCTTTGGACGGATTATAGGCATGGAACAGGTTCAATGCTGCTGAGTATAGTTCTTGTATGCTCATCACCTCGATTTTATCCTGCAAGCCATCTGTTGTAAGCATAAGGTTACTGCACACACGATTACGGAAACCTATGAAGATTTTGAACTTCTCAACAGCTTTCTTACTGTACAGGTTAACCTCATTGTATGCTCTCACTCCACCAATGGATAATGCAAGACGATTTCCATATTCATCGTGTACAATGGATGGAATTTCAAAGCAAAAGCACATGCGTTGGTAGAATAAGGTTTTCTCTTCTTCTGCCAGTTCAGACGCCTTCTTCCCTAATGCGCTGGGTATTCTGCCGTTAATAGGATGGGATATGCGTATCTCTGGCATATCAAGCTGTTCTCCATGAAAGTAGTCCTTGGCTGCATCCACTACTGCACCTATAAAGGACTGGTGACTGATAGTCTCTTCCATTGATGCGAAACTTGGGATGATGCAGTCGTTTGTAAGATGCTGCAAGGTTACTTCCTGTGTGTTCGCTTCAATGAAATGGTTAGCCTTCTTGGGTGCTTCTTCGATGATTGTAGCTTCTTCTGCATACTTCCCCATGTTTAAGCTCTCTCTTTGCTGTGCCACGTTGGGCATGATTACTAAATCTCTCATAACTGTAATGATATTAAATGAATATTGATTGAATTACTGGAATATGAATGAAGTCCATAATGGAACGGATTACTCCATTCACGTTCCAGACTTCATTACTACTCGCTATAGAATTGTTAGTGTTGTACAAGTACATCTAAGGCTATATTGTGTTTACGTCTACAGAGAGCTTAATAGGGTTAGCTTGGAGGTGCCGGAGAACATTGGTTTTAGTGTGAATGGGAGTGTACCCTCTCTGCTCTTCTAAGGATGCTTTTCCCTTTGGAGCATGAGAGGGGGTGTTAATTAGTAGTATGGCAGTGCGTTTACCTTTCTTCCAGTTCTTCTAATGCAGCATTTATCGCTTTCTTTGCTCGTAATTGTCTTAGTGTATTAACTCCTAACTTACTATATCCCTCTACCAATATTGGATGCTTTGTAGATATGGTTTCTAACTCCTGTTCTTCGCTATCTGATAGCATGCCCTCCTTGCTCTTTAAGTCACAGAACCGTTTATGATAATCTCTGAACTGTGGCGATGCAAGAATATTCTTCATTATATCCTCGTCTGCAATGTCCCATTCATAGCCTTGGTTGATTACTATGCCTAATTTCTTATAAGCCTCTTGCAGTGCTTCTGACGACCTATATATTATATTTGTAGTCCAATGTTGATAGAGCTTTAACTGGGCAACCATGTCATTGACTTCGTATCTGTCACCTTTCTTGATAATATATGTATGAACGCCCAGTCTCTCAAACTCCTTATCCTGCTGCTTTAATATCTTTATATCAGTCTCCTTATTCAGTTGCTCTGCTCTTCTGCAGGCAGTAGCAAGTTCGTCCTCTATGCTCTCCTTCATCACATCAAACGGAAGGTAGTAATTCATAGCCTTGGGGTTGAAGATATGTACTATCTTATTCCTAAACGGATTGGACTTAGTTCTGATACGTCCTGCAATCTGGGGTATATCCATGTCAATGCTGATTAGGGTATGCTTGTTGTAGCCGTTACTAACGATAAAGCATATTGCCGTTTCAGAGTAGTAGTCCACTCCTTCAAATGCCTTGCAAGTCACGAATGTAAACCGTTTGGCGGGAGCTGTTGAATTGGATATCTCAAAGCCTTCCAATTTATAATGATTCAATTCATCATCAGCACATATAATTCTACAGTCGTCATTAGTTAACTTGCACTGCTTGAGTATCTCCTTAA encodes the following:
- a CDS encoding tyrosine-type recombinase/integrase codes for the protein MSLKYSSTTADYLIWSDAMNLIRKLVKDENYKISLLIALGCFTGLRISDILSLRWKHILGADEFTVIEKKTGKVRTIRLNPQLQQHIKECYEHINPVGINAPILISQKGAIFTVQRINIILKEVKKKYRLKIKNFSCHSLRKTFGRQVYNMNSDNAELALVKLMELFNHSSVAITKRYLGLRQEEILQTYDCLSF
- a CDS encoding DUF3871 family protein, which translates into the protein MRDLVIMPNVAQQRESLNMGKYAEEATIIEEAPKKANHFIEANTQEVTLQHLTNDCIIPSFASMEETISHQSFIGAVVDAAKDYFHGEQLDMPEIRISHPINGRIPSALGKKASELAEEEKTLFYQRMCFCFEIPSIVHDEYGNRLALSIGGVRAYNEVNLYSKKAVEKFKIFIGFRNRVCSNLMLTTDGLQDKIEVMSIQELYSAALNLFHAYNPSKDLHLLKTLGSMNITESEFCQIIGRMRLYQALNPNQQRDLPRLLLGDSQINAACRAFVSDTNFKSTGGSITGWQLLNLLNGSVKSSYIDNFLERNLNCTEFVQGIQRAKQGDSEYAWFLG